The following are encoded together in the Streptomyces sp. NBC_01465 genome:
- a CDS encoding ABC transporter permease has product MAETAPTMPLEKRRKQAKAPAPPVVAAQRKLGLWQRIRRDKVMLLLTLPGLLYFVVFHYVPLIGYMVAFQDYQPYLGYMHSAWVGVSNFTAAFADPDFWSATGNTLKIAVVQLVLFFPVPIALALLLNSIVSDKLRRFVQSVVYLPHFIGWVIIVSIFQQILGGAGLLPHVLESLGLPRYDMMTDPAAFPWLLALQTMWKDAGWGTIIILAALLSIDRGLYEASAIDGAGKWRRLWHVTLPGLSPVIILLLILNLGNILTVGFEQILLQRDAVGAGAGEVLDTYVYFHGIKDNAWGVAAAVGLVKAVIGTALVIGANKFAHRLGHEGVYRGADR; this is encoded by the coding sequence ATGGCTGAAACAGCACCTACGATGCCGCTCGAAAAGCGGCGCAAGCAGGCCAAAGCGCCCGCCCCGCCCGTCGTCGCCGCCCAGCGCAAGCTGGGCCTCTGGCAGCGGATCAGGCGCGACAAGGTCATGCTGCTGCTGACCCTGCCGGGGCTGCTCTACTTCGTGGTGTTCCACTACGTACCGCTGATCGGCTACATGGTGGCCTTCCAGGACTACCAGCCCTACCTCGGCTACATGCACAGCGCCTGGGTCGGCGTCTCCAACTTCACCGCGGCCTTCGCCGACCCGGACTTCTGGTCCGCCACCGGCAACACCCTGAAGATCGCCGTGGTCCAGCTGGTCCTCTTCTTCCCCGTGCCGATCGCCCTCGCCCTGCTGCTCAACAGCATCGTCAGCGACAAGCTCCGCCGCTTCGTCCAGAGCGTGGTGTACCTGCCGCACTTCATCGGCTGGGTCATCATCGTCTCGATCTTCCAGCAGATACTCGGCGGCGCCGGCCTGCTGCCCCATGTGCTCGAATCACTGGGCCTGCCCCGCTACGACATGATGACCGACCCCGCCGCCTTCCCCTGGCTGCTCGCGCTCCAGACGATGTGGAAGGACGCGGGCTGGGGCACCATCATCATCCTGGCCGCGCTGCTCTCCATCGACCGCGGCCTGTACGAGGCCTCGGCGATCGACGGCGCAGGCAAGTGGCGCCGTCTCTGGCACGTCACGCTCCCGGGGCTCTCCCCGGTGATCATCCTGCTGCTGATCCTCAACCTCGGGAACATCCTCACCGTCGGCTTCGAGCAGATCCTGCTCCAGCGCGACGCGGTGGGCGCCGGAGCGGGTGAAGTCCTCGACACCTACGTCTACTTCCACGGCATCAAGGACAACGCCTGGGGCGTTGCGGCCGCCGTCGGCCTGGTCAAGGCCGTGATCGGCACGGCACTGGTGATCGGTGCCAACAAGTTCGCCCACCGACTCGGCCATGAAGGGGTGTACCGCGGTGCTGACCGCTGA
- a CDS encoding LacI family DNA-binding transcriptional regulator, with protein sequence MRRQSSATDGQRRATVTDVARLAGVSTATVSRVLNRNYPVAAATRERVEEAMRELGYVVNAHARALAGVSGRTVGIVVSELIDPFYAYIARGVEREAALGNRLCLVCCTQGDPQRELAFIELMHERRADAVIVVGGSIADRAYTAELARRAKELDADGSKLVLCGRPPLNEPALTAHVEYDNEGGAFAITDHLLAQGHERILYLGGPPALSTTRDRLAGHRRALDLRGVQRDPELEQLGSFSRAFGRNRLAELLRSDLEFTAVFAANDMVAAGAYQALEEAGVRVPQDMSIVGYDDLPVAQELRPRLTTVHIPLEEMGRQAVRLAVSGGDEDEWREQSTGAVRLGTHIVVRDSVAAPAKRPARRV encoded by the coding sequence ATGCGCCGCCAGAGCTCGGCCACGGACGGCCAGCGCCGTGCGACGGTCACTGACGTGGCGCGGCTCGCGGGGGTCTCGACGGCCACCGTCTCGCGCGTACTCAACCGCAACTACCCGGTCGCCGCCGCGACGCGCGAGCGCGTGGAGGAGGCGATGCGCGAGCTGGGGTACGTCGTCAACGCGCACGCCCGCGCCCTGGCCGGCGTCTCGGGCCGTACGGTCGGGATCGTCGTCAGCGAGCTCATCGACCCCTTCTACGCCTACATCGCACGCGGCGTGGAGCGCGAGGCCGCGCTGGGCAACCGGCTCTGTCTGGTCTGCTGCACCCAGGGCGATCCGCAGCGCGAGCTGGCCTTCATCGAGCTGATGCACGAGCGGCGGGCGGACGCGGTGATCGTGGTCGGCGGATCCATCGCGGACCGCGCGTACACGGCCGAACTGGCCCGTCGTGCCAAGGAGTTGGACGCGGACGGCTCGAAGCTGGTGCTGTGCGGGCGGCCCCCGCTCAATGAACCGGCGCTGACCGCCCACGTCGAGTACGACAACGAGGGCGGCGCCTTCGCCATCACCGACCATCTGCTGGCGCAGGGCCACGAACGCATCCTCTACCTCGGCGGCCCGCCCGCGCTCTCCACCACCCGCGACCGGCTCGCCGGACACCGGCGGGCTCTCGACCTGCGCGGTGTGCAGCGCGATCCGGAACTGGAGCAGCTCGGTTCCTTCAGCCGGGCCTTCGGCCGTAACCGACTGGCCGAACTCCTCAGGAGCGACCTGGAGTTCACCGCCGTCTTCGCCGCCAACGACATGGTCGCGGCGGGCGCCTACCAGGCCCTGGAGGAAGCCGGGGTGCGGGTCCCGCAGGACATGTCCATCGTGGGCTACGACGATCTCCCCGTGGCCCAGGAGCTGCGTCCCCGGCTGACGACCGTGCACATTCCGCTGGAGGAGATGGGCCGGCAGGCCGTACGACTGGCCGTCTCCGGGGGCGACGAGGACGAGTGGCGCGAACAGAGCACCGGTGCGGTGCGGCTCGGCACGCACATCGTCGTACGCGACTCG
- a CDS encoding hydroxyacid dehydrogenase: protein MAPGLLDDVFPPPVRVRLEESADLQPPYVISEFGSPEAADALAGAEVLLTGWGCPPIDSTLLHRAPGLRAVIHAAGTVKTFLATEAYERGVAVSSAAEANAVPVAEFTLAAIIMGAKRAFPLSQLFRTRRTHRTEADLDRQHWIGTHGLTVGVIGASRIGRRVIELLRVIDADVLLYDPYVSAAEADLLGARLTDLDTLVATSDVVSVHAPDTPATRHLLDARTIGLMRPGTLLVNTARGRLVDTEALTEHLVSGRIDAVLDVTDPEPLPHGHPLWELPNVFITPHMAGAQGNEVGRLGALAVDELTRYARGLPFNHPVHLADLDRIA from the coding sequence ATGGCACCGGGTCTGCTCGACGACGTCTTTCCGCCGCCGGTACGGGTACGGCTCGAGGAATCGGCCGATCTCCAACCGCCCTATGTCATCAGCGAGTTCGGCTCCCCCGAGGCGGCCGACGCACTTGCCGGTGCGGAAGTGCTCCTCACCGGCTGGGGCTGCCCGCCCATCGACTCGACCCTGCTGCACCGGGCGCCCGGGCTGCGCGCCGTCATCCACGCGGCCGGCACGGTCAAGACCTTCCTGGCCACCGAGGCGTACGAACGCGGAGTCGCGGTCTCCTCGGCGGCCGAGGCGAACGCCGTGCCCGTCGCCGAGTTCACGCTCGCGGCGATCATCATGGGCGCCAAGCGGGCCTTCCCGCTCTCCCAGCTCTTCCGCACCCGCCGCACCCACCGCACCGAGGCCGACCTCGACCGCCAGCACTGGATCGGCACCCACGGTCTGACCGTCGGCGTGATCGGCGCCTCGCGGATCGGGCGCCGCGTGATCGAACTGCTGCGGGTGATCGACGCCGACGTCCTGCTCTACGACCCGTATGTGAGCGCCGCCGAGGCCGACCTGCTCGGCGCGCGGCTCACCGATCTCGACACCCTGGTCGCCACCAGCGACGTGGTGAGCGTGCACGCGCCCGACACCCCGGCGACCCGGCACCTCCTGGACGCCCGGACGATCGGCCTGATGCGCCCCGGCACCCTGCTGGTCAACACCGCGCGGGGGCGGCTCGTGGACACCGAGGCGCTGACAGAACACCTGGTCAGCGGCCGGATCGACGCCGTACTCGATGTCACGGATCCCGAGCCGCTGCCGCACGGACACCCGCTGTGGGAGCTGCCCAACGTGTTCATCACCCCCCATATGGCCGGGGCCCAGGGCAACGAGGTCGGACGGCTCGGCGCGCTCGCCGTGGACGAACTCACCCGGTACGCCCGCGGGCTGCCCTTCAACCATCCCGTCCACCTCGCCGACCTGGACCGCATCGCATGA
- a CDS encoding carbohydrate ABC transporter permease, producing MEKPTKLGLTGKGIVIVLVVAMVAYPLLGVIGTSFASQTDIIKSSGLVLWPSHPNLDAYRTVFTGGVVTRALLVSFGVTVFGTAASLLCTIGMAYGLSRRDVVGSRFILMTALFTMLFNAGVIPNFLLVKELGLYNTFAALVLPTMVSAFNLVVLRSFFMNLPEELYDAAKVDGAGDFRVLIQVVLPLSKAVLAVVGLFYAVSYWNAYFNALLYLGDADKWPLPMVLRTFVLQGQSLAEGGAGEAVAPQQAVQMAVLVVAVVPILLVYPFLQRYFTKGVLTGAIKG from the coding sequence ATGGAGAAGCCGACCAAGCTCGGCCTCACCGGCAAGGGCATCGTCATCGTGCTGGTCGTGGCGATGGTCGCGTACCCGCTGCTCGGCGTGATCGGCACGAGCTTCGCCTCGCAGACCGACATCATCAAGTCATCGGGCCTGGTCCTGTGGCCCTCCCACCCCAACCTCGACGCCTACCGCACCGTGTTCACCGGCGGCGTCGTCACCCGCGCCCTCCTGGTGAGCTTCGGAGTGACGGTCTTCGGGACCGCGGCCAGCCTCCTGTGCACCATCGGGATGGCGTACGGGCTCTCCCGGCGCGATGTCGTCGGCTCGCGCTTCATCCTGATGACCGCGCTGTTCACCATGCTCTTCAACGCGGGCGTCATCCCCAACTTCCTTCTGGTGAAGGAGCTGGGCCTCTACAACACCTTCGCCGCCCTCGTCCTGCCCACCATGGTCAGCGCCTTCAACCTGGTGGTCCTTCGGTCCTTCTTCATGAACCTGCCCGAGGAGCTGTACGACGCCGCGAAGGTCGACGGCGCCGGCGACTTCCGCGTCCTCATCCAGGTCGTCCTGCCGCTCTCCAAGGCGGTTCTCGCGGTGGTCGGCCTCTTCTACGCGGTCTCGTACTGGAACGCGTACTTCAACGCCCTGCTTTACCTCGGCGACGCCGACAAGTGGCCGCTTCCCATGGTCCTGCGCACCTTCGTCCTGCAGGGCCAGAGCCTTGCCGAGGGCGGCGCGGGCGAGGCCGTCGCGCCGCAGCAGGCCGTGCAGATGGCCGTCCTGGTCGTCGCGGTCGTCCCGATCCTGCTCGTCTACCCCTTCCTTCAGCGGTACTTCACCAAGGGCGTCCTCACCGGCGCCATCAAGGGCTGA